One genomic segment of Rhinopithecus roxellana isolate Shanxi Qingling chromosome 6, ASM756505v1, whole genome shotgun sequence includes these proteins:
- the SMARCD3 gene encoding SWI/SNF-related matrix-associated actin-dependent regulator of chromatin subfamily D member 3 isoform X2 encodes MTPGLQHPPTVVQRPGMPSGARMPHQGAPMGPPGSPYMGSPAVRPGLAPAGMEPARKRAAPPPGQSQAQSQGQPVPTAPARSRSAKRRKMADKILPQRIRELVPESQAYMDLLAFERKLDQTIMRKRVDIQEALKRPMKQKRKLRLYISNTFNPAKPDAEDSDGSIASWELRVEGKLLDDPSKQKRKFSSFFKSLVIELDKDLYGPDNHLVEWHRTPTTQETDGFQVKRPGDLSVRCTLLLMLDYQPPQFKLDPRLARLLGLHTQSRSAIVQALWQYVKTNRLQDSHDKEYINGDKYFQQIFDCPRLKFSEIPQRLTALLLPPDPIVINHVISVDPSDQKKTACYDIDVEVEEPLKGQMSSFLLSTANQQEISALDSKIHETIESINQLKIQRDFMLSFSRDPKGYVQDLLRSQSRDLKVMTDVAGNPEEERRAEFYHQPWSQEAVSRYFYCKIQQRRQELEQSLVVRNT; translated from the exons CGCCCCGGGATGCCGTCTGGAGCCCGGATGCCCCACCAGGGGGCGCCCATGGGCCCCCCGGGCTCCCCCTACATGGGCAGCCCCGCCGTGCGACCCGGCCTGGCCCCCGCGGGCATGGAGCCCGCCCGTAAGCGAGCAGCGCCCCCGCCCGGGCAGAGCCAGGCACAGAGCCAGGGCCAGCCGGTGCCCACCGCCCCCGCGCGGAGCCGCAG tGCCAAGAGGAGGAAGATGGCTGACAAAATCCTCCCTCAAAGG atTCGGGAGCTGGTCCCCGAGTCCCAGGCTTACATGGACCTCTTGGCATTTGAGAGGAAACTGGATCAAACCATCATGCGGAAGCGGGTGGACATCCAGGAGGCTCTGAAGAGGCCCATGAAG CAAAAGCGGAAGCTGCGTCTCTATATCTCCAACACTTTTAACCCTGCGAAGCCTGATGCTGAGGATTCCGATGGCAGCATTGCCTCCTGGGAGCTACGGGTGGAGGGGAAGCTCCTGGATGAT CCCAGCAAACAGAAGCGGaagttctcttctttcttcaagAGTTTGGTCATCGAGCTGGACAAAGATCTTTATGGCCCTGACAACCACCTTGTTGAG TGGCATCGGACGCCCACGACCCAGGAGACGGACGGCTTCCAGGTGAAACGGCCTGGGGATCTGAGTGTGCGCTGCACGCTGCTCCTCATGCTGGACTACCAG cctccccagttcaaaCTGGATCCCCGCCTAGCCCGGCTGCTGGGGTTGCACACACAGAGCCGCTCAGCTATCGTCCAGGCCCTGTGGCAGTATGTGAAGACCAACAGGCTGCAGGACTCCCATGACAAGGAATACATCAACGGGGACAAGTATTTCCAGCAG ATTTTTGATTGTCCCCGGCTGAAGTTTTCTGAGATTCCCCAGCGCCTCACAGCCCTGCTATTGCCCCCTGACCCAATTGTCATCAATCATGTCATCAG CGTGGACCCTTCAGACCAGAAGAAGACGGCGTGCTATGACATTGACGTGGAGGTGGAGGAGCCATTAAAGGGACAGATGAGCAGCTTCCTCCTGTCCACGGCCAACCAGCAGGAGATCAGTGCTCTGGACAGTAAG ATCCATGAGACGATTGAGTCCATAAACCAGCTCAAGATCCAGAGGGACTTCATGCTAAGCTTCTCCAGAGACCCCAAAGGCTATGTCCAAGACCTGCTCCGCTCCCAGAGCCGGGACCTCAAG GTGATGACAGATGTAGCCGGCAACCCCGAAGAGGAGCGCCGGGCTGAGTTCTACCACCAGCCCTGGTCCCAGGAGGCTGTCAGTCGCTACTTCTACTGCAAG ATCCAGCAGCGCAGGCAGGAGCTGGAGCAGTCGCTGGTTGTGCGCAACACCTAG
- the CHPF2 gene encoding chondroitin sulfate glucuronyltransferase isoform X2, translating to MRLSSLLALLRPALPLILGLSLGCSLSLLRVSWIQGEGEDPCVEAVGERGGPQNPDSRARLDQSDEDFKPRIVPYYRDPNKPYKKVLRTRYIQTELGSRERLLVAVLTSRATLSTLAVAVNRTVAHHFPRLLYFTGQRGARAPAGMQVVSHGDERPAWLMSETLRHLHTHFGADYDWFFIMQDDTYVQAPRLAALAGHLSINQDLYLGRAEEFIGAGEQARYCHGGFGYLLSRSLLLRLRPHLDGCRGDILSARPDEWLGRCLIDSLGVGCVSQHQAQIRNLTVLTPEGEAGLSWPVGLPAPFIPHSRFEVLGWDYFTEQHTFSCADGAPKCPLQGASRADVGDALETALEQLNRRYQPRLRFQKQRLLNGYRRFDPARGMEYTLDLLLECVTQRGHRRALARRVSLLRPLSRVEILPMPYVTEATRVQLVLPLLVAEAAAAPAFLEAFAANVLEPREHALLTLLLVYGPREGGRGAPDPFLGVKAAAAELERRYPGTRLAWLAVRAEAPSQVRLMDVVSKKHPVDTLFFLTTVWTRPGPEVLNRCRMNAISGWQAFFPVHFQEFNPALSPHRSPPGAPGAGPDPPSPPGADPSRGAPIGGRFDRQASAEGCFYNADYLAARARLAGELAGQEEEEALEGLEVMDVFLRFSGLHLFRAVEPGLVQKFSLRDCSPRLSEELYHRCRLSNLEGLGGRAQLAMALFEQEQANST from the exons ATGCGGCTGAGCTCCCTGTTGGCCCTGCTGCGGCCAGCGCTTCCCCTCATCCTAGGGCTGTCTCTGGGGTGCAGCCTGAGCCTCCTGCGGGTTTCCTGGATCCAGGGGGAGGGAGAAGATCCCTGTGTCGAGGCTGTAGGGGAGCGAGGAGGGCCACAGAATCCAGATTCGAGAGCTCGGCTAGACCAAAGTGATGAAGACTTCAAACCCCGGATTGTCCCCTACTACAGGGACCCCAACAAGCCCTACAAGAAGGTGCTCAG GACTCGGTACATCCAGACAGAGCTGGGCTCCCGTGAGCGGTTGCTGGTGGCTGTCCTGACCTCCCGAGCTACACTGTCCACTTTGGCCGTGGCTGTGAACCGTACAGTGGCCCATCACTTCCCTCGGTTACTCTACTTCACTGGGCAGCGGGGGGCCCGGGCTCCAGCAGGGATGCAGGTGGTGTCTCATGGGGATGAGCGGCCTGCCTGGCTCATGTCAGAGACCCTGCGCCACCTTCACACACACTTTGGGGCCGACTACGACTGGTTCTTCATCATGCAGGATGACACATATGTGCAGGCCCCCCGCCTGGCAGCCCTTGCTGGCCACCTCAGCATCAACCAAGACCTGTACTTAGGCCGGGCGGAGGAGTTCATTGGCGCAGGCGAGCAGGCCCGGTACTGTCATGGGGGCTTTGGCTACCTGTTGTCACGGAGTCTCCTGCTTCGTCTGCGGCCACATCTGGATGGCTGCCGAGGAGACATTCTCAGTGCCCGTCCTGACGAGTGGCTTGGACGCTGCCTCATTGACTCTCTGGGCGTCGGCTGTGTCTCACAGCACCAG GCTCAGATCCGGAACCTGACCGTGCTGACCCCCGAAGGGGAGGCAGGGCTGAGCTGGCCCGTTGGGCTCCCTGCTCCTTTCATACCACACTCTCGCTTTGAGGTGCTGGGCTGGGACTACTTCACAGAGCAGCACACCTTCTCCTGTGCAGATGGCGCTCCCAAGTGCCCGCTACAGGGGGCTAGCAGGGCGGATGTAGGTGATGCGTTGGAGACTGCCTTGGAGCAGCTTAATCGGCGCTATCAACCCCGCTTGCGCTTCCAGAAGCAGCGACTGCTCAACGGCTACCGGCGCTTCGACCCAGCACGGGGCATGGAGTACACCCTGGACCTGCTATTGGAATGTGTGACACAGCGTGGGCACCGGCGGGCCCTGGCTCGCAGGGTCAGCCTACTGCGGCCACTGAGCCGGGTGGAAATCCTACCTATGCCCTATGTCACTGAGGCCACCCGAGTGCAGCTGGTGCTGCCGCTCCTGGTGGCTGAAGCTGCTGCAGCCCCGGCTTTCCTCGAGGCCTTTGCAGCCAATGTCCTGGAGCCACGAGAACATGCGTTGCTCACTCTGTTGCTGGTCTACGGGCCACGAGAAGGTGGCCGTGGAGCTCCAGACCCATTTCTTGGGGTgaaggctgcagcagctgagttAGAGCGACGGTACCCTGGGACGAGGCTGGCCTGGCTCGCCGTGCGAGCAGAGGCCCCTTCCCAGGTGCGACTCATGGACGTGGTCTCGAAGAAGCACCCTGTGGACACTCTTTTCTTCCTCACCACTGTGTGGACGAGGCCTGGGCCCGAAGTCCTCAACCGCTGTCGCATGAATGCCATCTCTGGCTGGCAGGCCTTCTTTCCAGTTCATTTCCAGGAGTTCAATCCCGCCCTGTCACCACACAGATCACCCCCAGGGGCCCCAGGGGCTGGCCCTGACCCCCCCTCCCCTCCTGGTGCTGACCCCTCCCGGGGGGCTCCTATAGGGGGGAGATTTGACCGGCAGGCTTCTGCAGAGGGCTGTTTCTACAACGCTGACTACCTGGCGGCCCGAGCCCGGCTGGCAGGTGAACTGGCAGgccaggaagaggaggaagccCTGGAGGGGCTGGAGGTGATGGATGTTTTCCTCCGGTTCTCAGGGCTCCACCTCTTTCGGGCCGTAGAGCCAGGGCTGGTGCAGAAGTTCTCCCTGCGGGACTGCAGCCCACGGCTCAGTGAGGAACTCTACCACCGCTGCCGCCTCAGCAACCTGGAGGGGCTAGGGGGCCGTGCCCAGCTGGCCATGGCTCTCTTTGAGCAGGAGCAGGCCAACAGCACTTAG
- the SMARCD3 gene encoding SWI/SNF-related matrix-associated actin-dependent regulator of chromatin subfamily D member 3 isoform X1 has protein sequence MAADEVAGGARKATKSKLFEFLVHGVRPGMPSGARMPHQGAPMGPPGSPYMGSPAVRPGLAPAGMEPARKRAAPPPGQSQAQSQGQPVPTAPARSRSAKRRKMADKILPQRIRELVPESQAYMDLLAFERKLDQTIMRKRVDIQEALKRPMKQKRKLRLYISNTFNPAKPDAEDSDGSIASWELRVEGKLLDDPSKQKRKFSSFFKSLVIELDKDLYGPDNHLVEWHRTPTTQETDGFQVKRPGDLSVRCTLLLMLDYQPPQFKLDPRLARLLGLHTQSRSAIVQALWQYVKTNRLQDSHDKEYINGDKYFQQIFDCPRLKFSEIPQRLTALLLPPDPIVINHVISVDPSDQKKTACYDIDVEVEEPLKGQMSSFLLSTANQQEISALDSKIHETIESINQLKIQRDFMLSFSRDPKGYVQDLLRSQSRDLKVMTDVAGNPEEERRAEFYHQPWSQEAVSRYFYCKIQQRRQELEQSLVVRNT, from the exons ATGGCCGCGGACGAAGTTGCCGGAGGGGCGCGCAAAGCCACGAAAAGCAAACTTTTTGAGTTTCTGGTCCATGGGGTG CGCCCCGGGATGCCGTCTGGAGCCCGGATGCCCCACCAGGGGGCGCCCATGGGCCCCCCGGGCTCCCCCTACATGGGCAGCCCCGCCGTGCGACCCGGCCTGGCCCCCGCGGGCATGGAGCCCGCCCGTAAGCGAGCAGCGCCCCCGCCCGGGCAGAGCCAGGCACAGAGCCAGGGCCAGCCGGTGCCCACCGCCCCCGCGCGGAGCCGCAG tGCCAAGAGGAGGAAGATGGCTGACAAAATCCTCCCTCAAAGG atTCGGGAGCTGGTCCCCGAGTCCCAGGCTTACATGGACCTCTTGGCATTTGAGAGGAAACTGGATCAAACCATCATGCGGAAGCGGGTGGACATCCAGGAGGCTCTGAAGAGGCCCATGAAG CAAAAGCGGAAGCTGCGTCTCTATATCTCCAACACTTTTAACCCTGCGAAGCCTGATGCTGAGGATTCCGATGGCAGCATTGCCTCCTGGGAGCTACGGGTGGAGGGGAAGCTCCTGGATGAT CCCAGCAAACAGAAGCGGaagttctcttctttcttcaagAGTTTGGTCATCGAGCTGGACAAAGATCTTTATGGCCCTGACAACCACCTTGTTGAG TGGCATCGGACGCCCACGACCCAGGAGACGGACGGCTTCCAGGTGAAACGGCCTGGGGATCTGAGTGTGCGCTGCACGCTGCTCCTCATGCTGGACTACCAG cctccccagttcaaaCTGGATCCCCGCCTAGCCCGGCTGCTGGGGTTGCACACACAGAGCCGCTCAGCTATCGTCCAGGCCCTGTGGCAGTATGTGAAGACCAACAGGCTGCAGGACTCCCATGACAAGGAATACATCAACGGGGACAAGTATTTCCAGCAG ATTTTTGATTGTCCCCGGCTGAAGTTTTCTGAGATTCCCCAGCGCCTCACAGCCCTGCTATTGCCCCCTGACCCAATTGTCATCAATCATGTCATCAG CGTGGACCCTTCAGACCAGAAGAAGACGGCGTGCTATGACATTGACGTGGAGGTGGAGGAGCCATTAAAGGGACAGATGAGCAGCTTCCTCCTGTCCACGGCCAACCAGCAGGAGATCAGTGCTCTGGACAGTAAG ATCCATGAGACGATTGAGTCCATAAACCAGCTCAAGATCCAGAGGGACTTCATGCTAAGCTTCTCCAGAGACCCCAAAGGCTATGTCCAAGACCTGCTCCGCTCCCAGAGCCGGGACCTCAAG GTGATGACAGATGTAGCCGGCAACCCCGAAGAGGAGCGCCGGGCTGAGTTCTACCACCAGCCCTGGTCCCAGGAGGCTGTCAGTCGCTACTTCTACTGCAAG ATCCAGCAGCGCAGGCAGGAGCTGGAGCAGTCGCTGGTTGTGCGCAACACCTAG
- the CHPF2 gene encoding chondroitin sulfate glucuronyltransferase isoform X1 has protein sequence MRLSSLLALLRPALPLILGLSLGCSLSLLRVSWIQGEGEDPCVEAVGERGGPQNPDSRARLDQSDEDFKPRIVPYYRDPNKPYKKVLRTRYIQTELGSRERLLVAVLTSRATLSTLAVAVNRTVAHHFPRLLYFTGQRGARAPAGMQVVSHGDERPAWLMSETLRHLHTHFGADYDWFFIMQDDTYVQAPRLAALAGHLSINQDLYLGRAEEFIGAGEQARYCHGGFGYLLSRSLLLRLRPHLDGCRGDILSARPDEWLGRCLIDSLGVGCVSQHQGQQYRSFELAKNRDPEKEGSSAFLSAFAVHPVSEGTLMYRLHKRFSALELERAYSEIEQLQAQIRNLTVLTPEGEAGLSWPVGLPAPFIPHSRFEVLGWDYFTEQHTFSCADGAPKCPLQGASRADVGDALETALEQLNRRYQPRLRFQKQRLLNGYRRFDPARGMEYTLDLLLECVTQRGHRRALARRVSLLRPLSRVEILPMPYVTEATRVQLVLPLLVAEAAAAPAFLEAFAANVLEPREHALLTLLLVYGPREGGRGAPDPFLGVKAAAAELERRYPGTRLAWLAVRAEAPSQVRLMDVVSKKHPVDTLFFLTTVWTRPGPEVLNRCRMNAISGWQAFFPVHFQEFNPALSPHRSPPGAPGAGPDPPSPPGADPSRGAPIGGRFDRQASAEGCFYNADYLAARARLAGELAGQEEEEALEGLEVMDVFLRFSGLHLFRAVEPGLVQKFSLRDCSPRLSEELYHRCRLSNLEGLGGRAQLAMALFEQEQANST, from the exons ATGCGGCTGAGCTCCCTGTTGGCCCTGCTGCGGCCAGCGCTTCCCCTCATCCTAGGGCTGTCTCTGGGGTGCAGCCTGAGCCTCCTGCGGGTTTCCTGGATCCAGGGGGAGGGAGAAGATCCCTGTGTCGAGGCTGTAGGGGAGCGAGGAGGGCCACAGAATCCAGATTCGAGAGCTCGGCTAGACCAAAGTGATGAAGACTTCAAACCCCGGATTGTCCCCTACTACAGGGACCCCAACAAGCCCTACAAGAAGGTGCTCAG GACTCGGTACATCCAGACAGAGCTGGGCTCCCGTGAGCGGTTGCTGGTGGCTGTCCTGACCTCCCGAGCTACACTGTCCACTTTGGCCGTGGCTGTGAACCGTACAGTGGCCCATCACTTCCCTCGGTTACTCTACTTCACTGGGCAGCGGGGGGCCCGGGCTCCAGCAGGGATGCAGGTGGTGTCTCATGGGGATGAGCGGCCTGCCTGGCTCATGTCAGAGACCCTGCGCCACCTTCACACACACTTTGGGGCCGACTACGACTGGTTCTTCATCATGCAGGATGACACATATGTGCAGGCCCCCCGCCTGGCAGCCCTTGCTGGCCACCTCAGCATCAACCAAGACCTGTACTTAGGCCGGGCGGAGGAGTTCATTGGCGCAGGCGAGCAGGCCCGGTACTGTCATGGGGGCTTTGGCTACCTGTTGTCACGGAGTCTCCTGCTTCGTCTGCGGCCACATCTGGATGGCTGCCGAGGAGACATTCTCAGTGCCCGTCCTGACGAGTGGCTTGGACGCTGCCTCATTGACTCTCTGGGCGTCGGCTGTGTCTCACAGCACCAG GGGCAGCAGTATCGCTCATTTGAACTGGCCAAAAATAGGGACCCTGAAAAGGAAGGGAGCTCGGCTTTCCTGAGTGCCTTCGCCGTGCACCCTGTCTCCGAAGGTACCCTCATGTACCGGCTCCACAAACGCTTCAGCGCTCTGGAGTTGGAGCGGGCTTACAGTGAAATAGAACAACTGCAG GCTCAGATCCGGAACCTGACCGTGCTGACCCCCGAAGGGGAGGCAGGGCTGAGCTGGCCCGTTGGGCTCCCTGCTCCTTTCATACCACACTCTCGCTTTGAGGTGCTGGGCTGGGACTACTTCACAGAGCAGCACACCTTCTCCTGTGCAGATGGCGCTCCCAAGTGCCCGCTACAGGGGGCTAGCAGGGCGGATGTAGGTGATGCGTTGGAGACTGCCTTGGAGCAGCTTAATCGGCGCTATCAACCCCGCTTGCGCTTCCAGAAGCAGCGACTGCTCAACGGCTACCGGCGCTTCGACCCAGCACGGGGCATGGAGTACACCCTGGACCTGCTATTGGAATGTGTGACACAGCGTGGGCACCGGCGGGCCCTGGCTCGCAGGGTCAGCCTACTGCGGCCACTGAGCCGGGTGGAAATCCTACCTATGCCCTATGTCACTGAGGCCACCCGAGTGCAGCTGGTGCTGCCGCTCCTGGTGGCTGAAGCTGCTGCAGCCCCGGCTTTCCTCGAGGCCTTTGCAGCCAATGTCCTGGAGCCACGAGAACATGCGTTGCTCACTCTGTTGCTGGTCTACGGGCCACGAGAAGGTGGCCGTGGAGCTCCAGACCCATTTCTTGGGGTgaaggctgcagcagctgagttAGAGCGACGGTACCCTGGGACGAGGCTGGCCTGGCTCGCCGTGCGAGCAGAGGCCCCTTCCCAGGTGCGACTCATGGACGTGGTCTCGAAGAAGCACCCTGTGGACACTCTTTTCTTCCTCACCACTGTGTGGACGAGGCCTGGGCCCGAAGTCCTCAACCGCTGTCGCATGAATGCCATCTCTGGCTGGCAGGCCTTCTTTCCAGTTCATTTCCAGGAGTTCAATCCCGCCCTGTCACCACACAGATCACCCCCAGGGGCCCCAGGGGCTGGCCCTGACCCCCCCTCCCCTCCTGGTGCTGACCCCTCCCGGGGGGCTCCTATAGGGGGGAGATTTGACCGGCAGGCTTCTGCAGAGGGCTGTTTCTACAACGCTGACTACCTGGCGGCCCGAGCCCGGCTGGCAGGTGAACTGGCAGgccaggaagaggaggaagccCTGGAGGGGCTGGAGGTGATGGATGTTTTCCTCCGGTTCTCAGGGCTCCACCTCTTTCGGGCCGTAGAGCCAGGGCTGGTGCAGAAGTTCTCCCTGCGGGACTGCAGCCCACGGCTCAGTGAGGAACTCTACCACCGCTGCCGCCTCAGCAACCTGGAGGGGCTAGGGGGCCGTGCCCAGCTGGCCATGGCTCTCTTTGAGCAGGAGCAGGCCAACAGCACTTAG
- the SMARCD3 gene encoding SWI/SNF-related matrix-associated actin-dependent regulator of chromatin subfamily D member 3 isoform X3: protein MPSGARMPHQGAPMGPPGSPYMGSPAVRPGLAPAGMEPARKRAAPPPGQSQAQSQGQPVPTAPARSRSAKRRKMADKILPQRIRELVPESQAYMDLLAFERKLDQTIMRKRVDIQEALKRPMKQKRKLRLYISNTFNPAKPDAEDSDGSIASWELRVEGKLLDDPSKQKRKFSSFFKSLVIELDKDLYGPDNHLVEWHRTPTTQETDGFQVKRPGDLSVRCTLLLMLDYQPPQFKLDPRLARLLGLHTQSRSAIVQALWQYVKTNRLQDSHDKEYINGDKYFQQIFDCPRLKFSEIPQRLTALLLPPDPIVINHVISVDPSDQKKTACYDIDVEVEEPLKGQMSSFLLSTANQQEISALDSKIHETIESINQLKIQRDFMLSFSRDPKGYVQDLLRSQSRDLKVMTDVAGNPEEERRAEFYHQPWSQEAVSRYFYCKIQQRRQELEQSLVVRNT from the exons ATGCCGTCTGGAGCCCGGATGCCCCACCAGGGGGCGCCCATGGGCCCCCCGGGCTCCCCCTACATGGGCAGCCCCGCCGTGCGACCCGGCCTGGCCCCCGCGGGCATGGAGCCCGCCCGTAAGCGAGCAGCGCCCCCGCCCGGGCAGAGCCAGGCACAGAGCCAGGGCCAGCCGGTGCCCACCGCCCCCGCGCGGAGCCGCAG tGCCAAGAGGAGGAAGATGGCTGACAAAATCCTCCCTCAAAGG atTCGGGAGCTGGTCCCCGAGTCCCAGGCTTACATGGACCTCTTGGCATTTGAGAGGAAACTGGATCAAACCATCATGCGGAAGCGGGTGGACATCCAGGAGGCTCTGAAGAGGCCCATGAAG CAAAAGCGGAAGCTGCGTCTCTATATCTCCAACACTTTTAACCCTGCGAAGCCTGATGCTGAGGATTCCGATGGCAGCATTGCCTCCTGGGAGCTACGGGTGGAGGGGAAGCTCCTGGATGAT CCCAGCAAACAGAAGCGGaagttctcttctttcttcaagAGTTTGGTCATCGAGCTGGACAAAGATCTTTATGGCCCTGACAACCACCTTGTTGAG TGGCATCGGACGCCCACGACCCAGGAGACGGACGGCTTCCAGGTGAAACGGCCTGGGGATCTGAGTGTGCGCTGCACGCTGCTCCTCATGCTGGACTACCAG cctccccagttcaaaCTGGATCCCCGCCTAGCCCGGCTGCTGGGGTTGCACACACAGAGCCGCTCAGCTATCGTCCAGGCCCTGTGGCAGTATGTGAAGACCAACAGGCTGCAGGACTCCCATGACAAGGAATACATCAACGGGGACAAGTATTTCCAGCAG ATTTTTGATTGTCCCCGGCTGAAGTTTTCTGAGATTCCCCAGCGCCTCACAGCCCTGCTATTGCCCCCTGACCCAATTGTCATCAATCATGTCATCAG CGTGGACCCTTCAGACCAGAAGAAGACGGCGTGCTATGACATTGACGTGGAGGTGGAGGAGCCATTAAAGGGACAGATGAGCAGCTTCCTCCTGTCCACGGCCAACCAGCAGGAGATCAGTGCTCTGGACAGTAAG ATCCATGAGACGATTGAGTCCATAAACCAGCTCAAGATCCAGAGGGACTTCATGCTAAGCTTCTCCAGAGACCCCAAAGGCTATGTCCAAGACCTGCTCCGCTCCCAGAGCCGGGACCTCAAG GTGATGACAGATGTAGCCGGCAACCCCGAAGAGGAGCGCCGGGCTGAGTTCTACCACCAGCCCTGGTCCCAGGAGGCTGTCAGTCGCTACTTCTACTGCAAG ATCCAGCAGCGCAGGCAGGAGCTGGAGCAGTCGCTGGTTGTGCGCAACACCTAG